The Arachidicoccus terrestris genome includes the window GGGGATTATTGTGCCGTGATAACAAAAGAGTGGCTGACACAATAAAATCCAGGTGCGCTTCCCTCTATTGACATTAATATTAAGGTAATGGCGAAACAATACTGTGTTCAACATCAAGTCCGGTGCGCCAGGCTGCTCCATACAACAGCGGAGATGGCGCATGGCGCGTTTTCTTACCCGATTGGTCTGGCAGATCATGCAGCAAAATGCACATGCTGCCCTGCTTCTGCTGTAACCGCCCGTCAACGAAACAGCGGCGGTATTGTTCTTTTATTGTCAGCCGTGATGCTTATGATAATATCTATTTCCAGCTATGGGCAATTAAATACACGTAATGAAAGAAACGACTCTATAAAACCTTATACAATGACGGATAGCAGCATGCTGCCTGCGTATATGCAGCCTGATACCAGCCGACAGCAAGCTATTCAGCCAATACCAGACAGTATACAAATGGATATATGGGATCTATACCGGCAACTTTTTCATAAACAAAAAGACTCCGCCAAGGCGCCATCAGCCATTACCGTTGTGCCGAACATCTCTGCCAACCCTACGATCGGGTTTCAGATCGGCATTAAGGCGGTTGCAGGTAAGGTCCTGGGTAAAGATCCTAAAACTTATTTATCCGTAGCGGCCACATCTGCGTCGATTACTACCAAAAATATTCTGTATTTTTACCTTACACACAATATATTTACCAACGGTAATAAGTATAACCTGCAGGGAGCATTGATTGCTTCTAAATCCGTTACACCGGATTTTGGGCTAGGCAGTAGGCCTGGTCCGGACGGCACACGCAAGGGCTATGTCTTCAATTCTCAATACTATCAATTCAAAGAGAAAATCTATAAAGAGCTGGCGCCTCATTTATATGGTGGAGCGGGACTGGAATTCGATATCCGCCGAGGAACAACAATGAAGGGCGGCGATATTGAGACGACGCCCTATGGTCAGTATAATGCCAGATATGGGTTCAGGCAAGACAGGTATAATTCCAACGGCTTTCTGTTTGATGTACAATATACGACCAGGGACAATCAGAACAGAGCGTTTAAAGGCATATATGCAAATGCAGGTATCCGGCTGAATCAAACCTGGATCGGCAGCACCAAGAATGCCACGCAACTGAATCTGGACCTGCGTAAGTATGTCAGCCTGTCTCAAAAACACCCGGAACACATATTAGCCTTCTGGACCTGGAGCTCCTTTGTGTTGGGTGGACGACTCCCCTACCTGGAATTACCCGGCACGGGCAGAGACATCAATTTCAGAAGTGGCAGAGGCTATACCATCAGTTTTTTCAAAGGAACCCAATTTTTTTATTATGAGACAGAATACCGTTTTCCCATTACCCGTAATCAACTCTTAAGCGGGGTTACCTTCTTCAATCTTGAAAGCGTTAACGACGAATCTGTACATCAGCCACTGTTTCACTCCTGGCAACCCGGTGGTGGTGCAGGGCTGAGAATCTTGTTTAATAAAGCGACCAGAACCAATCTTTGCCTTGATTATGCCTTTGGTAAGTTCGGCAAAAAAGGCTTCTTTTTGGGGTTGAACGAGGCTTTCTAACCGGTTTTTCTACCAGCGCTGCTTACTGCTTTCCGGGGATGATCCTGATTTGCGTTGGGGTCGGACCGCTCTGTAACCACTTCCGGTGGTACCGCGCGAAACAATATGGTTGCTCCTCATTGCCGCTTGATTACAAACGTCATTAAAAGATTAATGTGGATAACCTGTCTATTATAGACATATTACTCTCACTTCGTCTGTAACTATTGATATGACTGGGTTATAGATGTGCATATCTTGCCTAAGATATACCTCTAAATAGTAGGAACAGGCCGTCTTTTCGATCTATCTTGCAGCCGTTAACAAAGAAAGAATTTGGCTGGTTAAGGTGTTCAATCACGACTCAGCCATCAATAACAACAAAAAAATGCAATATGATGACTTCAAAGCCAAATGAAAAAGAAAGTTCTGATCTAGTACTGGACGTAGACAAATTCAAATACCTGAATTTAATGACCGATTATGGGTTTAAAGCGTTTTTGGGAGATGCAAACAATATTGATTTATTGATCCAGTTTTTGAATGATTTATTTGAGGGTGAAAAGACCATCAGCCACATTCAATTGATGGACAAGGAAATTCTTGGCACAACGACCTATTACAAAAACGGGATATTGGATATTCTCTGCGAAGGACAGGATAATAATGAATTTATCATTGAAATTCAGCGTGTAAAACAACCTTTTTTCAAAGATCGTTCTGTCTTTTTTACTAGTTCGCGTATCTATAATACAGCACGGAAAGGCCTTATTGAAGGAAATAAGAGCGATTATCGACAAAAACCTGTCTATTTTATTGGTTTGCTGGATTTTGAAATAGAAGGTTCTAAGCCCAATGATTATAAAAATGTCGTACAGCTGTGTGATATAAAAGACGGAGCTGTTTTTTCCGATAAAGTGACCTACATATACCTGGAACTCCCTAAATTGTCCAAGGGCGTTTTTGATAAAGCGGACAAAAACATGTCCAGCCTTGAAAAGTGGCTTTTTATGATTAAAAATCTGCATAACTTAACGACGTTACCAGATTTTTTGCAAAAAGCCCCTTTCAAGAAAGTATTGAAA containing:
- a CDS encoding Rpn family recombination-promoting nuclease/putative transposase; translated protein: MMTSKPNEKESSDLVLDVDKFKYLNLMTDYGFKAFLGDANNIDLLIQFLNDLFEGEKTISHIQLMDKEILGTTTYYKNGILDILCEGQDNNEFIIEIQRVKQPFFKDRSVFFTSSRIYNTARKGLIEGNKSDYRQKPVYFIGLLDFEIEGSKPNDYKNVVQLCDIKDGAVFSDKVTYIYLELPKLSKGVFDKADKNMSSLEKWLFMIKNLHNLTTLPDFLQKAPFKKVLKIAEIRNMSDDQKREYELSLRKLWDENGIRQGGYNDGFDDGFEKGVDVTQRKFEQQINKAEKMQRLSIKNILETGGLSITQIAQAFSVDEAIILEVKNSIEK
- a CDS encoding BamA/TamA family outer membrane protein, with product MAKQYCVQHQVRCARLLHTTAEMAHGAFSYPIGLADHAAKCTCCPASAVTARQRNSGGIVLLLSAVMLMIISISSYGQLNTRNERNDSIKPYTMTDSSMLPAYMQPDTSRQQAIQPIPDSIQMDIWDLYRQLFHKQKDSAKAPSAITVVPNISANPTIGFQIGIKAVAGKVLGKDPKTYLSVAATSASITTKNILYFYLTHNIFTNGNKYNLQGALIASKSVTPDFGLGSRPGPDGTRKGYVFNSQYYQFKEKIYKELAPHLYGGAGLEFDIRRGTTMKGGDIETTPYGQYNARYGFRQDRYNSNGFLFDVQYTTRDNQNRAFKGIYANAGIRLNQTWIGSTKNATQLNLDLRKYVSLSQKHPEHILAFWTWSSFVLGGRLPYLELPGTGRDINFRSGRGYTISFFKGTQFFYYETEYRFPITRNQLLSGVTFFNLESVNDESVHQPLFHSWQPGGGAGLRILFNKATRTNLCLDYAFGKFGKKGFFLGLNEAF